One region of Oryza sativa Japonica Group chromosome 10, ASM3414082v1 genomic DNA includes:
- the LOC4348784 gene encoding putative glycine-rich cell wall structural protein 1 — translation MARTKLAALGFVVLLSIGLASAARVERYSSSQGSGTGSGQGGGYVNGGGAGEGIGAGSGSSNRYGAHASGGGGGGGGGYSQYGGSGSGSGYGTGSGSSQTSQNRYYSYGGSSSAGGAGAGGGAGQAGGYWPSNGQGSGSGTGSGSSYADNNYYGGPYANANAGGNGGGNGQGQYGGRGIGAGVGSGYGDANP, via the coding sequence ATGGCACGCACTAAGCTTGCAGCTCTTGGGTTCGTTGTTCTTTTAAGCATTGGACTAGCCAGTGCTGCAAGAGTAGAAAGATATTCTAGTTCCCAAGGTTCCGGCACAGGAAGTGGACAGGGAGGAGGATATGTGAATGGTGGGGGAGCGGGGGAAGGAATTGGGGCCGGGTCCGGTAGCAGTAACCGTTATGGTGCTCATGCaagtggcggaggcggaggtggtggtggcggttaCAGCCAATACGGTGGATCGGGATCTGGTAGCGGATATGGCACGGGCTCAGGCTCTAGCCAGACCTCTCAAAATAGATATTATAGTTATGGCGGGTCATCCAGTGCTGGGGGTGCTGGTGCTGGTGGCGGCGCTGGACAAGCTGGTGGTTATTGGCCATCCAATGGTCAGGGGTCTGGTAGTGGTACGGGTTCTGGCTCTAGCTACGCTGATAATAATTACTATGGAGGACCATACGCAAATGCTAATGCTGGTGGCAATGGTGGTGGTAACGGTCAAGGCCAATATGGTGGCCGTGGCATTGGCGCAGGTGTTGGATCGGGATACGGTGACGCCAACCCTTAA
- the LOC9270523 gene encoding glycine-rich cell wall structural protein 2-like, producing MASTKLVALGFVVLLSMGLANAARVSRYSSSDGNGSGGGGGTAYDNGGAAGSGSGYGVSQGGSNGAHATAGGSGGGGGSSQYGGSAYGSGNGSGSSSSQTSNGEGGYGGESDAGGGGGGGGQGQAGGYGSTGSGSGSGSGSGYSNANNNWYGSSAGAGASGNGGGNGNGENGGNGSGAGGGSGYGNASP from the coding sequence ATGGCTAGCACTAAGCTAGTAGCTCTTGGCTTCGTTGTTCTCTTGAGCATGGGACTGGCCAATGCCGCAAGGGTGTCTAGATACTCGAGTTCCGACGGAAATGgcagcggagggggagggggtacTGCGTATGACAATGGTGGTGCCGCAGGGTCTGGGAGCGGTTATGGCGTCAGTCAGGGTGGTAGTAATGGTGCCCATGCAACTGctggagggagcggcggcggcggtggttctAGCCAATATGGTGGATCGGCATATGGTTCTGGAAATGGCTCAGGCTCAAGCTCTAGTCAGACTAGCAATGGGGAAGGAGGTTATGGTGGTGAGTCCGatgccggtggtggtggcggtggaggaggacaaGGACAGGCTGGAGGATATGGTTCAACTGGTAGTGGATCTGGTAGTGGATCTGGCTCTGGTTATAGCAATGCTAATAATAATTGGTATGGGTCAAGTGCGGGAGCGGGTGCTAGTGGTAATGGTGGAGGCAATGGCAATGGTGAAAATGGCGGGAATGGTAGTGGTGCAGGAGGTGGGTCTGGGTATGGTAATGCCTCTCCATAA
- the LOC9266532 gene encoding glycine-rich cell wall structural protein 2-like, giving the protein MARTKLAALGFVVLLSIGLASAARVERYSSSQGSGTGGGEGGGYVNGGGAGKGIGAGSGSSNYYGAHASGGGGGGGGGYSQYGGSGSGSGYGSGSGSSQTSQNGYYGYGGSSSAGGAGAGGGAGQAGGYWPSNGHGSGSGTGYGSSSANNYYGGPYANANAGGNGGGNGQGQYGGRGVGAGVGSGYGDANP; this is encoded by the coding sequence ATGGCACGCACTAAGCTTGCAGCTCTTGGTTTCGTTGTTCTTTTAAGCATTGGACTAGCCAGTGCTGCAAGAGTAGAAAGATATTCTAGTTCCCAAGGTTCTGGCACaggaggtggagagggaggaggatatGTGAACGGTGGGGGAGCGGGGAAAGGAATTGGGGCTGGGTCCGGTAGCAGCAACTATTATGGTGCTCATGCtagtggcggaggaggaggcggaggtggtggttACAGCCAATACGGTGGATCGGGATCTGGTAGCGGATATGGCTCGGGCTCAGGCTCTAGCCAGACCTCTCAAAATGGATATTATGGTTATGGCGGTTCATCCAGTGCTGGCGGCGCTGGTGCTGGTGGCGGTGCCGGACAAGCTGGTGGTTACTGGCCATCCAATGGTCATGGGTCTGGTAGTGGTACGGGTTATGGCTCTAGCTCCGCTAATAATTACTACGGAGGACCATACGCAAATGCTAATGCTGGTGGCAATGGTGGTGGTAATGGTCAAGGCCAATATGGTGGCCGTGGCGTTGGCGCAGGTGTTGGATCGGGATACGGTGACGCCAACCCTTAA
- the LOC4348783 gene encoding putative glycine-rich cell wall structural protein 1, whose amino-acid sequence MAGTKLAALGFVVLLSIGLASAARVERYSSSQGSGTGGGEGGGYVNGGGAGKGVGAGSGSSNSYGAHASGGGGGGGGGYSQYGGSGSGSGYGTGSGSSQTSQNGYYGYGGSSSASGAGVGGGAGQAGGYWPSNGHGSGSGTGYGSSTANNYYYGPYANANAGGNGGGNGQGQYGGSGGGGGAGVGSGDASP is encoded by the coding sequence ATGGCAGGCACCAAGCTTGCAGCTCTTGGGTTCGTTGTCCTCTTGAGCATTGGACTAGCCAGTGCTGCAAGAGTAGAAAGATACTCCAGTTCCCAAGGTTCAGGTACaggaggtggagagggaggaggatatGTGAACGGAGGGGGAGCTGGGAAAGGAGTCGGGGCTGGTTCTGGTAGCAGTAACTCTTATGGTGCTCATGCAagtggtggaggtggcggcggaggtggtggttaCAGCCAATACGGTGGATCAGGATCTGGTAGCGGATACGGCACGGGCTCAGGCTCAAGCCAAACTTCACAAAATGGATACTATGGTTATGGTGGGTCATCCAGTGCTAGCGGTGctggtgttggtggtggtgccGGACAAGCCGGTGGTTACTGGCCATCCAATGGTCATGGGTCCGGCAGTGGTACGGGCTATGGCTCTAGCACTGCTAATAACTACTACTATGGACcatatgcaaatgcaaatgctgGTGGTAATGGTGGCGGTAATGGTCAAGGCCAATAtggtggcagtggcggtggtggaggagctgGAGTTGGATCTGGTGACGCCAGCCCTTAA
- the LOC107279011 gene encoding glycine-rich cell wall structural protein 2-like, translated as MAGTKLAALGFVVLLSIGLASAARVERYSSSQGSGTGGGEGGGSVNGGGAGKGSGVGSGSSNYYGAHASGGGGGGGGGYSQYGGSGSGSGYGTGLGSSQTSQNGYYGYGGSSSAGGAGAGGGAGQAGGYWPSYGHGSGSGTGSGSSEANNYWSGPYANANAGGNGGGNGQGQYGGRGVGAGSGSGYGDANP; from the coding sequence ATGGCGGGTACTAAGCTTGCAGCTCTTGGGTTCGTTGTCCTCTTAAGTATTGGACTAGCCAGTGCTGCAAGAGTAGAAAGATACTCTAGTTCCCAGGGATCTGGCACGGGAGGCGGTGAGGGTGGAGGATCTGTGAATGGTGGAGGAGCCGGGAAAGGAAGTGGGGTTGGGTCTGGTAGCAGTAACTATTACGGTGCCCATGCAagtggtggaggtggcggcggaggtggtggttaCAGTCAATACGGTGGATCAGGATCTGGTAGCGGATATGGCACGGGCTTAGGCTCTAGCCAGACCTCTCAAAATGGATATTATGGTTATGGCGGGTCATCCAGTGCTGGcggtgctggtgctggtggCGGTGCCGGACAAGCCGGTGGTTATTGGCCATCGTATGGTCATGGGTCTGGTAGCGGTACCGGCTCAGGCTCTAGCGAGGCTAATAACTACTGGAGTGGACCATATGCAAACGCAAATGccggtggcaatggtggtggTAACGGCCAAGGCCAATATGGTGGCCGTGGCGTTGGTGCGGGTTCTGGATCTGGGTACGGTGATGCGAACCCTTAA
- the LOC4348782 gene encoding putative glycine-rich cell wall structural protein 1, protein MAGTKLVALGFIVLLSIGLANASRVARYSSAQGSGSGSGEGSGSVNGGGSGGGSGTGSGQSGYNGAHASGGGRGGGGGGSQYGGSGSGSGSGSGSGSSQYSSNYYGSGGEYSSAGGSGGGGGGGQGNGNYGSTGQGSGSGTGSGYSDANSNYWRGPSYANANAGGYGNGNGYGQNGGSGGGGGSGSGYGDANP, encoded by the coding sequence ATGGCAGGCACTAAACTCGTAGCTCTTGGTTTCATTGTTCTCTTGAGCATTGGATTAGCCAATGCTTCAAGAGTGGCAAGATACTCAAGTGCCCAAGGATCAGGCAGTGGTAGTGGAGAGGGGTCAGGATCTGTGAATGGTGGGGGATCCGGGGGCGGAAGTGGTACGGGATCTGGTCAGAGTGGTTATAATGGTGCACACGCAAGTGGTGGAGGCagagggggcggcggtggcggtagcCAGTATGGTGGATCAGGGTCTGGTAGTGGGTCAGGCTCGGGCTCAGGCTCTAGTCAGTATAGTTCAAATTATTATGGCTCTGGTGGTGAATATTCTAGTGCAGGCGgtagcggtggcggtggtggcggaggacaaGGCAATGGAAATTATGGGTCAACTGGACAAGGATCTGGTAGCGGTACTGGTTCTGGCTATAGTGACGCTAATTCTAACTACTGGCGTGGACCAAgttatgcaaatgcaaatgctgGTGGCTATGGTAATGGTAATGGCTATGGACAAAATGGTggtagcggtggcggcggaggttcAGGGAGTGGCTATGGTGATGCCAATCCTTAA